CTAATGTAGGCCTCAGATAAAATTTATAAAAACTAGTGGGCGACTTATTTTAATGACAAATATAAAGCCGCCGAAGCAACGGAAATATGGCAGGGCAACCATACGATGTATGAGGTGTGGCACGCGGGAGGCCGTTATTAGGAAGTATGGATTAATGCTATGCAGGAGATGCTTTAGGGAAGTAGCGCCTCAACTAGGCTTTAAGAAGTACTACTAGGGCATACATTTAAGGCCCTGGGCCTCTAGATTCTCACGGCGTTTATTATGGTTAAGATAAGCAATGATAGATTAAAGAGATTAATATTAGATAAAGCGAAAACCAGTGATCAAGACATAATTGTTGGTCCGCAAATAGGGGAGGATGCTGCAATAATTAGGGTGGGCAGTAAATACTTAGCGGTTCACTCCGATCCAATAACGGGCTCAATAAATGATATTGGGTGGCTGAGCATAAATGTGCCCGCTAATGATATTGCAACCCGGGGAATAATGCCTAGATGGTTTGTATTGACCTTGATTCTCCCCCTTGGCTTCAGCGATGAGTCGTTAGGCAGAATTATGGATCAAGTATGGGATGCATTAAGCGAGATAGGTGGTGCATTAATTGGTGGGCATACTGAGTACTCTGGGGAAGTACACTATCCATTAACGTCCACGACAGTAATGGGGGNGGGAGACTCCTATATATCGACTAGCGGCCTCCGTCCCGGTCACTTAATAGTGGCAACTAAGTTCGCCGCAATGGAGGCAACGGCCATAGCTGCCCGTGATATGGAGAAAGAGTTGATCCAAAGAGGAGTTAATCCATTGATGATCTCGCGAGCCGCTGCATTAATTAGAAAGACAAGCATAGTCAAGGAGGCCCTCATAGCGGCTAAATACGCTTCTTCCATGCATGACCCAACGGAGGGCGGTGTAATTCAAGGATTAATAGAGATGGCCTCAGCATCAAATACGTGCATAGATATAGAGGGCAGCATTCCAGTTCTGAAAGAGACTAGCGATGTGTTGGGGGCGCTGGGGATTGATGCATACCGCTCGCTGAGTTCCGGCATGTTGCTTATAGGGGTTCCACCCAGCTTAATTGATTCATTGATCAATGAATTAACGACGGCAGGTATTCCAGCAAGGCTAATAGGTAAGGCAAAGGCATGCAGTAAACCAAGCGTAAACATGGGGGGCCACTCAATTAGCGCTGATTCCTTCGTTGAGGATGATTTAATCAGGGTCATGGATGAGGCGAGGAAGCTAAGCCATGCCTNCTCATGAGGTCAGCACCATAATATAATAAAGGATTCAGGAAGCCTCGCCCTTTAAGGATGGGGAATCGTCAGAACGAGATCAAGGGGATTCTGTTTCATTTCCTATTCTATTCCGAGTGCTTTCTGGAGTTAACCTAATTGGGAAATAAGATCGCGAGAACTAAGCCCAGCAACACCAAGGAAGCCACGGGGAAACAGCCGTAATTGGCGCCCAACCTAGCTTAAGTTTTTAACTGAACGTTATTAATCATTCAAATGCTTTGGAGAAACCATGGAAGCAGCTTAGGCGCCATAGTTGAGTCAACCACCATTAAATGCTGTGGCCTTGAAACCAACATAAGCGTTAGGGCAGTTGGTTCAACTTATCTTATTCAATTAAGCGACGATGATGTACCGGACATAGATATCTATGAATTGCATAAAAAGGCGTTAAGAGGCAAGGGCATTGAGAAAGCCGCTAAATCCCTTAAAATAGAGGCGACGCCGCGATTGTTGGGGGCATATGAGAGGTGGAGCAAGCATTATGGCGCCTTGACTCCTCTTCTTCTTTACTCTAAGCTAACCGATATTTATATTAATAATGTAGTGATGGCTCGTCATTCTGATTACGGCTTGGTGGAGGTTAATATAGAGGTTCCTGAGCGGGATATTAACTATCTATTGAGAAGGATAAGTTCCAGATGTAGGACGCCGATAACCTCATATCAGCCAATGATATCCGTAACCGATGAGGAGTATGGCATACGCATATCTGTCACAATACCCCCAGTAGGTGGACCAGCTATACATATTAGAATAATGCCGCGTAAACCATGGACCCTTCCTTACCTGGTCAATAATGGGATGGTGACTGCACGGGATGCAGCTATTCTGTGGCAATTATTTGAGGACAAGGTGCCTCTCCTGATAGTCGGCCCAATAGGTTCCGGTAAAACAAGTCTGGCCAATGCCATAGCTTTTATGGGCAATCCATCGCTTCTCATGGCATTAATAATGGATGTAGACGAGATGAATCTACCGAATCACTTGGTATATAAATTAATGGAGAGGANATCATTTGGCCTAGGCGTTAAATCCATATCCAAGGACGACTTGATTTCCCAAGCATTAAGAATGGGAGTTGATCATATAATAGTAAATGAGGTTATCACTGGAGCAGAAGCAAAGGCTTGGCTGAATGCCGTGACCAGCGGACATGGAGGAATAACGACGTTCCATGCTGGCAATGCCATTGATGCTGCTAAGCGATTCTCCATAATTGCACCGGATATAGGGAACGCATTGAAACATATAGCTATAATTGAGACCAGCATAATTGATGCAGTAGATAAATCCGGCGATATCTCAATTAATCGTAGATTACGGGTGGTTAGATCCATAATTCATGACCATGATCTAGATGATGGAAAAATAGCCGCTAAAGCCGAGATAATTAGAGGCTTGGTGGGTTATGACGAGAACTCTATAATACGAACAGTGAGGAATTACTACTCTAATCCCACTGAATTAATGAGTGATGCTAAGTGAAGCTAAGGGAGTTGATTAATTACTCCATATTTGTATTGATATCGCCGCTCCTGGGAGCAAGCGGCGCAATAAAGATGATCAATGATGAGGCGTGGAGCAAGATGGAGGAGGGCGACGGGGGAAAAGGATTCAAGGCGGAGCTCTATAGGGCGGCAATTAATTATGAACAAGCCGGTACTGGCGTTGATAATTCCTTTGAATTCCTAAGTAATGCGCTCAAGATCAACCTAGATAAGAATCGACGAGACATGGGAGAAGCCTTATCCTCAGTGTTGATGGTGATCATTGGATTATCGATATCAACGATTCTGACCATGCTATTAGGCGGCTCATCTATATTATTCCCGATCGCACTGCTCGCCATGATACCATTGATCCACTACTTCCAGGTAGAGGTAACCAAGTATGATTACAAGTTACCATCCATTCTTGGAGCCTTAGTTGGCATGGCAACATTACTCATCACAAGAAACTACCCCTACTCGCTCATGATGGGTTCCATAGCGTTCTCAGTTCCATATATGACCCAGTTCAGACCCAGCTTTCTATTCATTGGACCAATCAAATCCACAATAATGAATTCCTTCAATGAATTGATGTGGAGCCCTGACCCAACGCCGCTGCCCACTGAAACTTTGATTGGGGTAGAATTTGAGAAGCTATTCGAGGCGGCGAGAACCATAGGTGCACCCCTCTTCTTGTCTAAGGTGAATAGGGTAGTCTATGACGTGCTTTCCTGGATTGAGGATAATAATAGGACTCTCCTGCTTTATGGCCTGGTAATACCAATACCATATATATTGCTATGCATGGTAACCAGGATACTGACGATAAATATAGCTCCAATGCAAGGACCATTCCCGATACTTCCATCACTGGATAAATCAAGGGAGACGCTGATGATTGATGGCATAGTATCATCCATTCTAACAGGAAAAACAATTCACAGCATTGGAGTTGGAATAATGCTTATACCAATATTCATAGCTGCACAGATGATGATTGCCTAAGCCTTGCCCAAGCCCAGGGAAGGGGCAAGTCTTGATACTTTTTATCATACTATGAACGACAAGTCCACCATTTAGTGCAGGGTGGGAGCCAGCCAATTCTGGTTCCCAGCACGTGCAGAGCCCCAAGCATTAGGCCGAAAGAGGCAACGTTAATAATTGCCTTCTAAATACTTATCCATAAGTAAGTTTTTAAATAACAGCGAAATAGATCAAATGTGCCTGCCAGTAGTGGATTTAAATTAGAGGAAATGAAGCCTAATTTCAGGGAGATAAGGAGGTATCCCCTAGTTGAGCCATTTGCCAGCGCGATAATTGCCGAGGATGAAGAGACCGGGGAACTAATGTATTACCTCGTCGAGCAATCCTTAACTAAGAAGGAAAACGAGGTCTATAATACAATATATAAATTAGTAATGATGGAGTTACCTCCTCCAGCCGATATAAAGAAGCTGGAGAATCCACGTAATGTATTGAGCAGAGAAATAAAGAGGATACTTGATAGGTATAGGGGATTAATTAGAGGAACCAAGATAGATCTAAACAAGATGGCGTATCACATGGAGAAGGATCTACTTGGTTTTGGCCCCATAGATGCAATAATGAAGGATGAGAACATAGAGGATATCTCAGCCGATGGCGTTGGGGCTCCCATCTTCATTTTCCACAAGGATTACGAAACAATTCCGACTAATATAGTGCCAATGGATGCGCAAGCACTAGATGATTTCGTATCAAAGTTAATACATATGGCTGGAAAACACGTATCGGTTGCTGCTCCGATAGTTGATGCGCAATTACCAGATGGCTCCAGGATAGCCATAACATATAAGCAGGAGGTCTCGCCGGGCGGCAGCACATTCACCATAAGGAAGTTTAAGGCCACTCCAATAACGTTCACTCAATTAATACAGTCTCATAATATTTCGCCAGAGATAGCAGCTTACTTCTGGTTAATGCTTGATAACCATAAGTCATTCCTGGTTCTCGGAGTCACTGGAGCAGGTAAAACAACATTCCTGAACGCAATGGCTACCTTCCTACGGCCAAACCTAAAAATAATAACCGTGGAGGAGGTGCCCGAGGTTAGATTGCCTCACAAGAATTGGATAAGGCTAACGCCTCGTCTATCCTTTGGTCCAGAGAAAACCAATGAGGTCACCCTCTTCGATTTAGTTAAGGCAACGCTGAGAATGAGGCCGGATTACTTAATAGTAGGAGAGGTTAGGGGAGAGGAAACATATGTATTGTTCCAAGCAGTGAACACTGGTCACGGCGGCGTATCCACAATGCATGCCGAGGACTTTACAGCTGCAATAAATAGGTTGACTTCACCGCCAATGAATGTGCCGAAGGCATACATACCGGCAATGAATATATTCGTCATGGTTAGAAGAGTGAGAGTCGGCGAGCGCCTCACTAGGAGAGTCACGGAGGTTGGCGAGGTTCAGAGCGCTGATGAGGTTAGAACAGTGTTTAGGTGGGATCCAAAGAATGATGTTCACGTATTAAGCGGTCAAAGCTTCCTTTTACGGGAAATAGCGGAGACGACGGGTCAAGATGAGGAGGAACTAGAGGAGGAACTGCGGAGAAGAACGAGGGTGATTAATTGGATGGTTGAGAAGAACATGATGGACCTCCATGAAGTGGCCAGAATGATAGAGAGATACTATACTAAGCCGGAGAAGGTGTTGGCTGAGGTAGAGGGTATAGCTGAGGTAGAGACCACGTGATTGATATTCAAATATTCAATTCATTTAGCGATGTATTGAAGTACCTGGAAGCTAAGCGAGATAATTTATTAAAAGCTCTTGAGGTTAAGGTGGGAAGCAACGACGTGATAAATGCGGTAGATGGATCGTTTGGGGAACTAAGCGAGACCTATAGGGATGAAATAGAAGATATAATAAGCGACATAAATTACATGCTTAAGAAAATAAGGACCAATAATGATTATACCGGGATAATTATGCTGGTTGAAGAAAACGGTTCACCTAACAAGATCTACATAATTCCAGGCGACTTAATATGATGCAATACACCATGCTTCTGCCNTTCATAGCCATATTCACGGCGCTATTCATGATAGGCATAACCAGGTTACCCCTAGTGTTCACGGGATTAGTAATGGCGGCAATAGCGATAATACTGGGCGTCGCTTCATTCATTTATCCCCCGGCAATGCCTTACCTTGGATTATTGATAGGAGTACCTGTTGGTTATGGCTTCTCGTTTTTAATGGATAAGCTAGGCATAAATAACCCACTCAAACTACAATCAAAACAGACAGAGATCAATAAACGGAGGCGGGCAACGAGGAGAAGGAAAAAGGACCGCAAGTCGATATACGTATCGGAAGCTATGGGCCACATAACCGATGCGCGCATATTCGAGAATTTCGACGAATTCATTCAGTCAATAAACATGGCTCCCGCGTTGAATACTGTGCTTGAGTATATTAGAAATATATCGATTATTAATAATGAACTCGCGCAGCAACAAGTATTGGTTTATGAGGACGGCAAGAAGCAGCATGAATTCATACAATTAGTGGATGCAGACTCGATAGATGAGGTTAGCGATGTCATTCAAAGGGCAATACGGGATAGAGTGATGGTGAACAACAAGATAAATTCAATCCTAAGCAATAGGGAGACCATTAGGGAAATAATAGGTGGGCGATTCATGGTGATATATGTAGATGGAGCGCCAGATAAGATAATCCCGCTGTATTATAATCAAGAATGAGTGCCATTACGTGACTGGATCATTTTAATAGGGGAATTCATCGCGGTAATTAATGAGGCTGGATAACGGTGTCGAGATCTCAATAGATAAGGTGGAGTCGCGTGTGGTGGCTATAGCCGTGGGGGTGGGGATTGGCTCCATATATGAGGAACCGAACCAGAGGGGCATTAGCCACTTGCTGGAGCACATGATGTTTAAATCAAATAAGTGGATAAAAGGGGAGGAACTGGATATGATGATAGAGGGACTTGGAGGCATGGCTAATGCATTCACTGGTAGAGATTATACAATATACGTGTTCGAGGCAACTGCAAGAGAGTGCACCCCAATTGATAGATATAGCATGCAAGATGATGGTGAACGATACGTATCAATTGGACGAATTCATAAATGAACGGAACATAGTCCTCTCGGAGATTGAGCTGCGGGATGAGAATCCCAGTTCACGTATATGGGATTTAGGCACATTATCGTTATTTGGCAAAAGCGATATGGGGGACCCGGTCACTGGGTACCATGAAACCGTGGAATCAATAACGCTTCAAGACATGATTGAGCACAAGCTGAGGAATTATGTTGGAGGCAACATTAAAATCGCTATTGTTGGTGCCGTGAATGATGATATAATTAACACCGCTGCTGAGTGCTTCTCCAGGATTGCTCCAGGCAAACCTAGTTTGAAGACGCCATCAATTGGATCCCCCAGCGATCTAAGAATTAAGAGTAATGGAGATGGGGCATACGTCTCGTTCTCAATATCCATGCCTAATGAGGACCCCGTGGATACATACCTTAGACTGGCATTAATCGAGNTTCAATTATCAGATGGGGCATCCTCACTGCTTTTCAGAAGCCTTCGAAACAAGGGCCTAGCATACTCCTTTGATGTGGATTGGGAACTGTTTCCAGGGGTTGCTTATCTTCAAACCGTGGTGGAGGCGATTGAGCCTGATAAGCTTGATCTCGTCATGGATCAGCTTCAAAATGTAATACTTAACCTGCAGGATTTGGTGAATAAAGAATACTTGAATCAACGCAGGAAGTATTTAGAATATGTGTCTGCATCATCTCTGAGAAACATGTTTGATAGGGCATACGCTGATTCTTACTTCATGATAAAGGGTTTGCCATTCAATATGCCCAGCTACGTGGAAGCATTGGTTCCCGAGTACTGGAAACTGGAGAAGTACATGATTAAACCATTGCGAAAATCCATGGCCATCATAACGCCGTAATGTCAATAATTTTTACTGGGATTCAGTTAATGTTAATAACTATTAAGGAAGATGCCTATTGATGGGGTTTAAATGCTTATTTTGTGATAAGTGTTGTTATTTTAGCGGCGAGGAGCAGTGTCCAATAGTGTTCCCCGATGAGGCTGAGAAACTGCGGGATTTAGCCGCTAAAGTAGGCGCATCAATTAAGCTTAAGGAGTTACGAGTTAATGGAGCCAGAATGTATAGATGGATAATAGATGGATACTGCCCCTTCTATGATAGGGATAGAAGGGTTTGCACAATACATAACGAGAAACCATTAGCGTGCAGAATGTACCCGCTCCTATATAATCCAAGAACCGGTGAAGTAATTATTTCCAGGGATTGCCCCTGGGTCAATGATAACCCCACTAAATTAACCCTTGATAACTTCATTAATGAAGCTAAGGCAGTGGAGGAGGTAATATGGAGAATACATAAAGTTAAGATAGAGCTCGTCAAGAAGTGAGCCAACCTCACCTAGGAGACTACTGCCTTATAGTTCAAAGCCTAATCCTGAGGATTTAGAGGCGGAAGCCCCCACAAGGTGATCCCCACTCCCACTTATAAGGGCGTCTCGGGAAGTCTGACCTCCTCCCCGGGGTCCTAGAATGGGCGAGGATCGCCGTTCATTTTATCAATATAGAGGGGTCTAAGCGATAGTGCTAATGCCTCGGCTTTCCTCATGGAGCCAGTCACGCGTAAAGTTATTGCTGCATTCCTCAACGATGCAATGGCTGCCCTAACCCATTTAACGCATTTTGTACGTGTTCTTATTATTAACCTGTTTTTATATGTGGCCTTAAGCTCCATGCCGCATCTCAACCAATTTATGCCGGCTATGCTTCTCGCGGTTTCCTCTATCTCCCGGTAAACAGCATTAACATCATCAAGTGTCTCTATCACTATATACCTTGCCAATAGAATCACCTCCCCTGCATGACTTGGAGAATTCAAGCAGTAATTCGTGTGCCACCTCCTCCTTATTGGGAACCATGCCCCTCAACTCATTCATAGCCTTATCAACGTCAAAGCCATTATAAATCAATGCACCACCCATAACCCACACCAAGCTATCCAGATTAATCGCCGGAACACCACTGAGCCTAGATACTTGCTCCCATATTTCCTGCACAAATCGTTGCCTACCCATCAATACGCGGGGCTCCTCCTTTGATAAACCGCTGCAATGAGTTATGGTGGATACGCGATAATCCACAGGTATAGGAACACTGGGAAGCCTTAGCGGTTCATAGCCACATGACTTAAATGCATAGTAAGCCATCTTAACGGCGAACACTATTGTCTTGCTTCTCCAATCCACTCCCAAGGCTTTTCCCAATCGTTCAGCTAATTCATCTAAGTTGATTCCGCACTGCATTAATTCACTGAGTAAGGCGGTGCCGCATATCTTTCGTATTCTATTTAGTTTCGCCGCCCTCAGCCTTGCCAGGTAGGGGCTTGTCGAGGCATACTCCAGAAAGTCTTGGCAAGGATCCTTAATCGCTCCTCTCCTGGAGAAGTATTCACTGAAGTAGTTCCAGTGCCTCTCTCCTCGTCCAGTCAACATATAGCTAACCAATGAATTAAGTATGGTGAGCGAGGAAACTATGCATTTATTCTTGATGGATGCACATAGCTTGCTGATTGCAATGTACTGAGGATCCCTCTCCTCGAATCCCTTAATGGTGTCTAGCCCCATTTCCTTTATGAGCGAAGCTATTTTCTCCACCCTACTCGACATTGATTTCCCCTTTATCTAGATCGACGGAAATGACGGCGCCATCCTTAACATTAAGTATTGAATCAGGAAGACCCGTCACTAACGGTATGCCGGCCATCACCGACCCTATCAACATCAATGTATCGGCATTAATGGTCAATATGACCAGGGGGGCATTACCATACTTAACTAATTGGTACATTATGTATGGACCAACCGTGGAACCCCGTGAATAGGGGAGAATGAGTATTTTACCCGCAATTGGCTTCTCGCCCTCATTAACCTTAACAACTCCTCTCAAGCCATCTATATCGCCTAGAAAAGATATGGGGGATTTAATTACCACTGCATTGCCTCGCACTTTGCCTTTCCCATAAATGGTTTTGCCCCTCATCACATTAATTCACCAATGCAATCCTCTACATCGCATGGCATTGCCCTAACATTGACTAAGCGAGGCATGTAGTATACTGATTTAGATGATGGCGTCGCCACATTAAGCAAGCCTCTATTTCTAAGGAAGGGAGACACTATTGGACACGTATCGGTTATAATGTGAATATTTGNCTCCTTTAACCGCGAGATTAGGGTGGGGGATAAACTTGACTTCACAAAGCGTGATGTACTTATGAAGAGGGGCTTCGATAAGCGAGGATACCCCCTCTCCTCAACCAGCTTAATGACGTGCATTACCTCCTCTAGATCCGCGTGGGGGCACCCTATGAATAAGGCATCATATTCAGGCATGGGAGCCAACTTCACGTCATTCTCATTAATGGTAAAGGAT
This genomic window from Thermocladium sp. ECH_B contains:
- the rps14P gene encoding 30S ribosomal protein S14 (located in the peptidyl transferase center and involved in assembly of 30S ribosome subunit; similar to what is observed with proteins L31 and L33, some proteins in this family contain CXXC motifs that are involved in zinc binding; if two copies are present in a genome, then the duplicated copy appears to have lost the zinc-binding motif and is instead regulated by zinc; the archaeal forms appear to contain the zinc-binding motif), giving the protein MTNIKPPKQRKYGRATIRCMRCGTREAVIRKYGLMLCRRCFREVAPQLGFKKYY
- a CDS encoding protein kinase codes for the protein MKPNFREIRRYPLVEPFASAIIAEDEETGELMYYLVEQSLTKKENEVYNTIYKLVMMELPPPADIKKLENPRNVLSREIKRILDRYRGLIRGTKIDLNKMAYHMEKDLLGFGPIDAIMKDENIEDISADGVGAPIFIFHKDYETIPTNIVPMDAQALDDFVSKLIHMAGKHVSVAAPIVDAQLPDGSRIAITYKQEVSPGGSTFTIRKFKATPITFTQLIQSHNISPEIAAYFWLMLDNHKSFLVLGVTGAGKTTFLNAMATFLRPNLKIITVEEVPEVRLPHKNWIRLTPRLSFGPEKTNEVTLFDLVKATLRMRPDYLIVGEVRGEETYVLFQAVNTGHGGVSTMHAEDFTAAINRLTSPPMNVPKAYIPAMNIFVMVRRVRVGERLTRRVTEVGEVQSADEVRTVFRWDPKNDVHVLSGQSFLLREIAETTGQDEEELEEELRRRTRVINWMVEKNMMDLHEVARMIERYYTKPEKVLAEVEGIAEVETT
- a CDS encoding Fe-S oxidoreductase — encoded protein: MGFKCLFCDKCCYFSGEEQCPIVFPDEAEKLRDLAAKVGASIKLKELRVNGARMYRWIIDGYCPFYDRDRRVCTIHNEKPLACRMYPLLYNPRTGEVIISRDCPWVNDNPTKLTLDNFINEAKAVEEVIWRIHKVKIELVKK